In one Haloplanus salinus genomic region, the following are encoded:
- a CDS encoding bacterio-opsin activator domain-containing protein has translation MGTPGPAPRVTPADVLGVFRRLDEPTTPLTASDVAAEVDCSRRTAFDKLSTLAERGSLRSKKVGARGRVWWRPVDGVDDAAGMAVAVVDASGTILRVNDRAKELGVETGAAVQPTAGPLARAVRTGESVSGGHVRLPTAGGGHVRLAAAVDPRSDPSGDDRRVVVRGVDVTRDAARRQRLMRRRDDLRAELDDVLDRMTDAVYALDEEWRFTHVNERAAEILRRPAASLVGKHLWTEFPDAAEGVVWDRFHEAMETQEVVTFDLLYDPLDIWAEITAYPSETGLSVYFRDVSERKERDRALEASERRYRTLAETATDPIVTVDDGGTIRYANPAAEDVFGHAPDELAGESLGTLIPDASRVRDGVGRLLGAHGWTDPSGVDLSGVRTDGEELDLQVTFSDWTLDGERRFTGIVRDVTEERERERELAAQRERLATLNQLNTVVQRITHAVIESSTRDDIETLLCERLAAADAYRFAWIGSIERGSTRLRIRTAAGIDDDFGAGTSTADDGPSAGGPIERAIRAGEMGTARHLADRSDDADWRQRAIRHGARSVAAIPIAYDDTLHGVLVVGSERPAAFGTDERAVVGQLGDVVGHSLTAIERKRALTSEHVVELQLRVTDLFDSAVDSVRFDRAVPTGDGTFLTYGTVPEAAPATPASLADTLPHARGVTVLGTDDGHTRFEIALAEPPTTSLVASQGGRVESAVVEDGDYEMVVHLPREADVRDLVRSVRTRYPDTEVVAQRQTTTTRRTIQHVEAVLDQGLTERQQAALEAAFFAGFFAWPRESTGEEVADSLGISPPTFHRHVRVAERKLLRALLADDAGRRWP, from the coding sequence ATGGGGACTCCGGGACCGGCGCCGAGAGTTACGCCCGCGGACGTGTTGGGTGTCTTCCGGCGGTTGGACGAGCCGACGACGCCGCTCACCGCCAGCGACGTCGCGGCCGAGGTGGACTGTTCGCGCCGCACCGCGTTCGACAAGTTGTCGACGCTCGCCGAACGCGGCTCCCTGCGGAGCAAGAAGGTAGGCGCCCGCGGGCGGGTGTGGTGGCGACCGGTCGACGGCGTCGACGACGCAGCCGGGATGGCCGTCGCCGTCGTCGACGCGTCGGGCACTATCCTCCGCGTCAACGACCGTGCGAAGGAGTTGGGCGTCGAGACGGGCGCCGCCGTGCAGCCGACGGCGGGGCCGCTGGCGCGGGCCGTCCGGACGGGCGAGTCGGTGTCCGGTGGCCACGTTCGGCTCCCGACGGCGGGCGGCGGTCACGTTCGGTTGGCCGCCGCCGTCGACCCGCGTTCGGATCCGAGCGGCGACGACCGCCGGGTCGTCGTCAGGGGCGTGGACGTCACCCGGGACGCCGCACGGAGACAGCGGCTGATGCGACGGCGCGACGACCTGCGCGCCGAACTCGACGACGTGTTGGACCGGATGACCGACGCCGTCTACGCGCTCGACGAGGAGTGGCGATTCACCCACGTCAACGAGCGCGCGGCGGAGATCCTGCGCCGGCCCGCGGCGTCGCTGGTCGGCAAGCACCTCTGGACGGAGTTCCCCGACGCCGCAGAGGGCGTCGTCTGGGATCGATTCCACGAGGCGATGGAGACACAGGAAGTGGTCACGTTCGACCTGCTCTACGACCCGCTCGACATCTGGGCCGAGATCACGGCCTACCCTTCGGAGACGGGGCTGTCCGTCTACTTCAGGGACGTCTCCGAGCGAAAGGAACGCGACCGAGCGCTCGAAGCGAGCGAGCGGCGGTACCGGACGCTGGCGGAGACGGCGACGGATCCCATCGTTACCGTCGACGATGGGGGAACGATCCGGTACGCGAACCCGGCCGCCGAGGACGTCTTCGGCCACGCCCCGGACGAACTGGCCGGCGAATCGCTGGGAACGCTGATCCCCGACGCGTCACGAGTGCGCGACGGAGTCGGCCGGTTACTCGGCGCGCACGGGTGGACCGACCCGTCGGGCGTCGACCTATCGGGAGTTCGAACCGACGGGGAGGAACTCGACCTGCAGGTCACCTTCTCGGACTGGACCCTCGACGGCGAGCGACGGTTCACGGGTATCGTCCGGGACGTGACCGAAGAGCGGGAGCGGGAACGCGAACTCGCCGCCCAGCGGGAACGGCTCGCCACCCTGAACCAGCTCAACACCGTCGTCCAGCGGATCACCCACGCCGTGATCGAATCGTCCACCCGCGACGACATCGAGACGCTGCTCTGTGAGCGGCTGGCGGCGGCCGACGCCTACCGGTTCGCGTGGATCGGATCGATCGAACGCGGGAGCACACGCCTCCGGATCCGGACGGCGGCCGGTATCGACGACGACTTCGGTGCCGGAACGAGTACGGCCGACGACGGTCCGTCGGCGGGCGGCCCGATCGAGCGGGCGATCCGAGCCGGCGAAATGGGGACGGCACGGCACCTCGCCGACCGGTCGGACGACGCCGACTGGCGGCAGCGTGCGATCCGACACGGGGCCCGGTCGGTAGCTGCTATCCCCATCGCGTACGACGACACGCTCCACGGCGTGTTGGTGGTCGGCTCGGAACGGCCGGCGGCGTTCGGCACGGACGAACGTGCCGTCGTCGGCCAGTTGGGCGACGTCGTCGGCCACTCGCTGACCGCAATCGAGCGCAAGCGCGCCCTGACGAGCGAGCACGTCGTCGAACTACAGCTCCGCGTCACCGACCTGTTCGACTCGGCCGTCGACTCGGTCCGGTTCGACCGGGCTGTCCCCACGGGCGACGGCACGTTCCTCACGTACGGGACGGTCCCCGAGGCAGCACCCGCGACGCCGGCGTCGCTCGCCGACACCCTGCCACACGCCAGAGGCGTCACCGTTCTCGGCACCGACGACGGCCACACGCGGTTCGAAATCGCGCTCGCGGAGCCGCCGACGACCTCCCTGGTCGCCTCGCAGGGCGGCCGCGTCGAATCGGCCGTCGTCGAGGACGGCGACTACGAGATGGTGGTCCACCTCCCACGCGAGGCGGACGTCCGGGACCTCGTCCGGTCCGTTCGGACGCGATACCCGGACACCGAGGTGGTCGCGCAGCGACAGACGACGACCACGAGGCGGACGATACAGCACGTCGAGGCGGTCCTCGATCAGGGGCTGACCGAACGCCAGCAGGCCGCCCTCGAGGCGGCCTTCTTCGCCGGCTTCTTCGCGTGGCCACGCGAGAGCACGGGCGAAGAGGTGGCCGACTCCCTCGGCATCTCGCCGCCGACCTTCCACCGGCACGTCCGCGTCGCCGAGCGAAAACTCCTCCGCGCGCTCCTTGCCGATGACGCCGGCCGTCGGTGGCCGTGA
- the glmS gene encoding glutamine--fructose-6-phosphate transaminase (isomerizing), which yields MCGIIGYVGDADETLSVLLDGLSNLEYRGYDSAGVAVGGDGLRVEKRAGQLDALEAALHDATVSGPVGIAHTRWSTHGPPTDDNAHPHTDERGRVAVVHNGIIENYRELRDELERAGVTFASETDTEVVPHLIARELRGGLAPEAAVRAAADRLDGSYALAVVVAGTDALFAVRHDSPLVLGVGEGESFVASDVPAFLQRTRDVVYLDDDEFVRLDADGWTVTDADGAAVEKEVRTVEWEAEQTGKSGYDHYMLKEIHEQPVSLRQCISGRVDELDGRITVEELDDVGAPETVQFVACGTSYHAALYGARLLRAAGIPANAYYAHEYATAPAPVSGADLVVGVTQSGETADTLSALREAGGRGAETLALTNVVGSTAARESDHVVYIRAGPEIGVAATKTFSSQLVGVNLLTARLAGRGVDRRRDLIDGLRGVPSDVQAVLDGSTAAAVVEEFVDATAFFFLGRGLDYPVALEGALKFKEITYEHAEGFAAGELKHGPLALVTSNTPVFAVITGDGEAARKTLGNVKEVEARDAPVVVVTDGAAEAGRYADHVLEIPRTDERLAPLLANVQLQLVAYHMAARLERAIDKPRNLAKSVTVE from the coding sequence ATGTGTGGCATCATCGGCTACGTCGGTGACGCCGACGAGACGCTCTCGGTCCTGCTCGATGGCCTCTCGAACCTTGAGTACCGCGGCTACGACTCCGCGGGCGTCGCCGTCGGCGGCGACGGCCTCCGCGTCGAGAAACGCGCGGGCCAACTCGACGCGCTGGAGGCCGCCCTCCACGACGCCACCGTCTCCGGTCCGGTCGGTATCGCCCACACCCGCTGGAGCACGCACGGGCCGCCGACGGACGACAACGCCCACCCCCACACGGACGAGCGTGGCCGCGTCGCCGTCGTCCACAACGGCATCATCGAGAACTACCGCGAACTCCGTGACGAACTCGAACGGGCGGGCGTGACCTTCGCCTCGGAGACGGACACGGAGGTCGTCCCCCACCTGATCGCCCGCGAACTCCGCGGGGGGCTCGCCCCCGAGGCGGCGGTGCGGGCGGCGGCCGACCGACTCGACGGGAGTTACGCCCTCGCCGTCGTCGTCGCGGGGACGGACGCCCTCTTCGCCGTGCGCCACGACTCGCCGCTCGTCCTCGGGGTGGGCGAGGGCGAGTCGTTCGTCGCCAGCGACGTGCCCGCATTCTTGCAGCGCACCCGCGACGTGGTCTACCTCGACGACGACGAGTTCGTCCGCCTCGACGCCGACGGGTGGACCGTCACCGACGCCGACGGCGCGGCCGTCGAGAAGGAGGTCCGCACGGTCGAGTGGGAGGCCGAACAGACCGGTAAGAGCGGCTACGACCACTACATGCTGAAAGAGATTCACGAGCAACCCGTCTCGCTCCGACAGTGCATCAGCGGACGGGTGGACGAACTCGACGGCCGGATCACGGTCGAGGAACTCGACGATGTGGGCGCCCCGGAGACGGTGCAGTTCGTCGCCTGTGGCACCTCGTATCACGCCGCCCTCTACGGGGCCCGGCTCCTGCGAGCGGCCGGCATCCCGGCCAACGCCTACTACGCCCACGAGTACGCGACGGCGCCGGCGCCGGTGTCGGGGGCCGACCTCGTGGTCGGGGTGACCCAAAGCGGCGAGACGGCGGATACGCTGAGCGCGCTCCGCGAGGCAGGGGGTCGGGGTGCCGAGACGCTCGCGCTCACGAACGTCGTCGGCAGCACCGCCGCCCGCGAGAGCGACCACGTCGTCTACATCCGCGCCGGGCCGGAGATCGGCGTCGCCGCGACCAAGACGTTCTCCTCACAGCTCGTGGGGGTGAACCTGCTCACCGCCCGGTTGGCGGGCCGGGGCGTCGACCGGCGGCGCGACCTGATCGACGGGCTTCGGGGCGTGCCGAGCGACGTGCAGGCGGTCCTCGACGGGTCGACCGCCGCGGCGGTCGTCGAGGAGTTCGTCGACGCCACCGCCTTCTTTTTCCTCGGCCGCGGCCTCGACTACCCCGTCGCGCTGGAGGGCGCCCTGAAGTTCAAGGAGATCACCTACGAACACGCCGAGGGGTTCGCGGCGGGCGAGTTGAAACACGGGCCCCTGGCGCTCGTCACGTCGAACACACCCGTCTTCGCGGTGATCACGGGCGACGGCGAGGCGGCCCGCAAGACGCTCGGCAACGTCAAGGAAGTCGAGGCGCGGGACGCACCGGTGGTCGTCGTCACCGACGGCGCCGCCGAAGCCGGTCGGTACGCCGATCACGTTCTGGAGATTCCGCGGACCGACGAGCGGCTGGCGCCGCTCTTGGCGAACGTCCAGCTCCAGCTCGTCGCCTACCACATGGCCGCGCGGCTGGAGCGGGCCATCGACAAGCCCCGGAACCTGGCCAAAAGCGTGACCGTGGAGTGA
- a CDS encoding sugar phosphate nucleotidyltransferase: protein MRLDSAVVLAAGEGTRLRPLTKHRPKPLLPAANRPILSYVLDALVDAGVDDLHLVVGYQRDRVQEYVGPTYRGRTVTYHVQEKQLGTGHAVLQARDAIDADFLVVNGDEVVTAGMVEAVMDAHSATDAATLGVVESDRAAEYGAVSLDGDRIVELVERPDDDSYRLLNAGIYACGPSLFADIESTGRRAGELYLTDAIADQIRGGNAVRGVRIEGLWSTATYPWDLLTVARDLLAVGHVDEPERSRGVYVDETASVHDDATLRAPVVVGPDAAIGPSAVVGPDTALGRNTTVDAGAVVEASVLDIDTRVGANATVVDAVTGQGVTVGPGAAIPGGEADVRVGTTVHEGRRLGCIAADRATVEGGATVAPGTLIGPDARVATGAYADGVVPESAEVRR from the coding sequence ATGCGACTCGACTCCGCGGTAGTGCTCGCGGCCGGGGAAGGGACGCGGCTCCGGCCGTTGACGAAACACCGGCCGAAGCCGTTGCTACCGGCCGCGAACCGACCGATCCTCTCGTACGTTCTCGACGCCTTGGTCGACGCCGGCGTCGACGACCTTCACCTCGTCGTCGGCTACCAGCGCGACCGGGTGCAGGAGTACGTCGGCCCGACGTATCGCGGCCGCACCGTCACCTACCACGTCCAGGAGAAGCAGTTGGGCACCGGTCACGCGGTTCTGCAGGCCCGCGACGCCATCGACGCGGACTTCCTCGTCGTCAACGGCGACGAGGTGGTGACCGCCGGGATGGTCGAGGCGGTGATGGACGCCCACTCGGCGACCGACGCGGCGACGCTCGGCGTCGTCGAGAGCGACCGGGCGGCCGAGTACGGCGCCGTCAGCCTCGACGGCGACCGGATCGTCGAACTCGTCGAGCGCCCGGACGACGACTCCTACCGCCTCTTGAACGCCGGCATCTACGCCTGCGGTCCCTCCCTCTTCGCCGACATCGAGTCGACGGGGCGGCGGGCGGGCGAACTCTATCTGACCGACGCCATCGCGGATCAGATCCGCGGGGGCAACGCCGTTCGGGGCGTTCGGATCGAGGGGCTGTGGTCGACAGCGACGTATCCGTGGGACCTGCTGACGGTCGCGCGCGACCTGCTGGCCGTCGGGCACGTCGACGAACCCGAACGCTCGCGGGGCGTCTACGTCGACGAGACGGCGAGCGTCCACGACGACGCCACGCTCCGAGCGCCGGTCGTCGTCGGCCCCGACGCGGCCATCGGCCCCAGCGCCGTCGTCGGCCCCGACACCGCGCTCGGCCGGAACACGACCGTCGACGCCGGCGCCGTCGTCGAGGCGTCGGTCCTCGACATCGACACCCGCGTCGGGGCGAACGCGACGGTGGTCGACGCGGTGACCGGCCAGGGCGTGACCGTCGGCCCCGGGGCGGCGATTCCGGGCGGTGAAGCCGACGTGCGCGTGGGGACGACGGTCCACGAGGGGCGGCGACTCGGCTGTATCGCCGCCGACCGCGCGACGGTCGAGGGCGGCGCCACCGTCGCGCCCGGCACCCTGATCGGGCCGGACGCGCGCGTCGCAACCGGGGCGTACGCCGACGGCGTCGTCCCAGAGAGCGCGGAGGTGCGGCGCTGA
- a CDS encoding YgaP family membrane protein, producing MNENVGGYDRIGRLVVGAVLLVVGVAGYAGLMRVAVGPVPQALLALVFVLLGAVLLVTGYTRKCPIHRLLGLDTASPRDR from the coding sequence ATGAACGAGAACGTGGGCGGCTACGACCGAATCGGCCGGCTCGTCGTCGGCGCGGTGCTTCTCGTGGTGGGTGTCGCCGGCTACGCCGGACTGATGCGCGTCGCCGTGGGGCCCGTCCCGCAGGCGCTGCTGGCGCTGGTGTTCGTGTTGCTCGGCGCGGTGCTGCTCGTAACCGGCTACACGCGGAAGTGTCCCATCCACCGGCTGCTCGGGCTGGACACGGCTTCTCCCCGGGATCGGTGA
- the ileS gene encoding isoleucine--tRNA ligase has product MDDADDVSDQYTPEDVESSVNAYWDDHDAYEAAKEAHADDPPFFFVDGPPYTSGQMHLGTAWNKTLKDAILRYTRMSGYDVTDRPGYDMHGLPIEVKVEEQLGFDSKKDIEEYGMEAFIEECKSFAERNRKKMDEDFQSIGAWMDWDDPYRTVSPEYMEATWWAFKRVHENGLVERGKRAINQCPRCETAIADNEVEYHEIESPSIYVKFPLTDRDGSLVVWTTTPWTIPANEFVAVDADMTYHAVEAEADGETETLYVAEPCVEDVLREGRYEGYEVVAELPGEELLGWRYDHPLAEEVPDRADGEGVGQVYAADYVEADRTGLVHSAPGHGEVDFERGQELGLPVFSPVAGDGTFTDEAGDYAGQFVRDANDDIVADLDAHGYLLASGTTSHRYGQCWRCDTDIVYLATDQWFITVTDVKDELLDNIEDSEWHPGWARDNRFKNFVEDAPDWNVSRQRYWGIPLPVWVPEDDPDPSAEDILVVGTREELAERADGDVDPETVDLHRPSVDPITITEDGVTYERVPDVFDVWIDSSVATWGTLDYPSETEAFDELWPADLIVEAHDQTRGWFWSQLGMGTAALGEIPYDEVVMHGFANDSEGRKMSKSLGNIVTPEEAIDRFGRDPLRAYLMSHDQHGVDLSFEWQGLEETQSTLNIFWNVFRFPLQYMTLDGYDPADADPSEGELTVVDEWVLSRLQSVKAEASEAWDDYAVHDALNAVLDFVTEDVSRFYVKAIRERMWEEADSASKRGAYATLATVLDETIRLLAPVTPYLAEEMYQTLDGEATTVHQRSYPTVEDEYHDPDLEVDVAVLRAVEEAAANARQQGGRKLRWPVPRVIVESTDDDVAASIRSLTDLLADRVNARSIDVVDSFDDLIEVAEPEMGVIGPAFGGDAQEVMEAVEGVRREALAADEFVVTVDGRAYELTDEMVSFRAEPPENVSSAGFDLTLDDDRASGTVYVDTSLTDDIESEGYARDVVRRIQEMRKRLDLDVDERIRTRVDVDDDRVAGFVDDHRDLIAEETRTAAFDADADGLVEEWDVEGVAVTIGIERLEAEQRAA; this is encoded by the coding sequence ATGGACGACGCCGACGACGTCAGCGACCAGTACACCCCCGAGGACGTGGAGTCCTCGGTGAACGCGTACTGGGACGACCACGACGCCTACGAGGCGGCGAAGGAGGCCCACGCGGACGACCCGCCCTTTTTCTTCGTCGACGGCCCGCCGTACACGAGCGGGCAGATGCACCTCGGCACGGCGTGGAACAAGACGCTCAAAGACGCCATCCTCCGCTACACGCGGATGTCGGGGTACGACGTGACCGACCGCCCCGGTTACGACATGCACGGTCTCCCCATCGAGGTGAAAGTCGAGGAGCAACTCGGCTTCGACTCGAAGAAGGACATCGAGGAGTACGGGATGGAGGCGTTCATCGAGGAGTGCAAGTCCTTCGCGGAGCGGAATCGCAAAAAGATGGACGAGGACTTCCAGTCCATCGGCGCGTGGATGGACTGGGACGACCCCTACCGCACGGTGTCGCCGGAGTACATGGAGGCGACGTGGTGGGCGTTCAAGCGGGTCCACGAGAACGGTCTCGTCGAGCGTGGCAAGCGGGCGATCAACCAATGTCCCCGGTGTGAGACGGCTATCGCCGACAACGAGGTCGAGTACCACGAGATCGAATCCCCATCGATCTACGTGAAGTTCCCGCTCACGGATCGGGACGGCTCCCTGGTCGTCTGGACGACGACGCCGTGGACCATCCCGGCAAACGAGTTCGTCGCCGTCGACGCCGACATGACGTATCACGCCGTCGAAGCCGAGGCGGACGGCGAAACGGAGACGCTCTACGTCGCCGAACCCTGCGTCGAGGACGTCCTCCGCGAGGGCCGCTACGAGGGGTACGAGGTGGTCGCGGAGCTGCCGGGCGAGGAACTGCTCGGCTGGCGCTACGACCACCCGCTCGCCGAAGAGGTGCCAGACCGCGCCGACGGCGAAGGGGTCGGGCAAGTGTACGCCGCGGACTACGTCGAGGCCGACCGCACCGGCCTCGTCCACTCCGCGCCGGGGCACGGTGAGGTGGACTTCGAACGCGGGCAGGAGCTCGGCCTCCCCGTCTTCTCGCCCGTCGCCGGCGACGGCACCTTCACCGACGAGGCCGGCGACTACGCCGGCCAGTTCGTCCGCGACGCCAACGACGACATCGTCGCGGACCTCGACGCGCACGGCTACCTGCTGGCGTCGGGCACCACCAGCCACCGCTACGGGCAGTGCTGGCGGTGTGACACGGACATCGTCTACCTCGCGACCGACCAGTGGTTCATCACGGTCACGGACGTGAAAGACGAACTGCTCGACAACATCGAGGACAGCGAGTGGCACCCGGGGTGGGCACGCGACAACCGCTTCAAGAACTTCGTCGAAGACGCGCCGGACTGGAACGTCTCCCGCCAGCGCTACTGGGGCATCCCGCTGCCCGTCTGGGTGCCCGAGGACGACCCCGACCCGAGCGCCGAGGACATTCTCGTCGTCGGGACGCGGGAGGAACTCGCGGAGCGCGCGGACGGGGACGTTGATCCGGAGACGGTCGACCTTCACCGCCCGAGCGTCGACCCCATCACCATCACGGAGGACGGGGTCACCTACGAGCGCGTGCCGGACGTCTTCGACGTCTGGATCGACTCCTCCGTGGCGACGTGGGGGACGCTCGATTACCCGAGCGAGACGGAGGCCTTCGACGAACTCTGGCCCGCCGACCTCATCGTCGAGGCCCACGACCAGACCCGCGGCTGGTTCTGGTCGCAGTTGGGGATGGGGACCGCCGCCCTCGGCGAGATTCCGTACGACGAAGTCGTCATGCACGGCTTCGCCAACGACAGCGAGGGCCGGAAGATGTCGAAGTCCCTCGGCAACATCGTCACGCCCGAGGAGGCCATCGACCGCTTCGGCCGCGACCCGCTGCGGGCCTACCTCATGAGCCACGACCAGCACGGCGTCGACCTCTCCTTCGAGTGGCAAGGGTTGGAGGAGACGCAGTCGACGCTCAACATCTTCTGGAACGTCTTCCGGTTCCCGCTACAGTATATGACGCTCGACGGCTACGACCCCGCCGACGCCGACCCGTCGGAGGGGGAGTTGACCGTCGTCGACGAGTGGGTGCTCTCGCGTCTACAGTCGGTGAAGGCCGAGGCGAGCGAGGCATGGGACGACTACGCGGTCCACGACGCGCTGAACGCCGTCCTGGACTTCGTCACCGAGGACGTCTCTCGCTTCTACGTGAAGGCCATCCGCGAGCGGATGTGGGAGGAGGCCGACTCCGCGTCGAAACGCGGCGCCTACGCCACCCTCGCGACGGTCCTCGACGAGACGATCCGTCTACTCGCCCCCGTCACCCCCTACCTCGCCGAGGAGATGTACCAGACCCTCGACGGCGAGGCGACGACGGTCCACCAACGCTCCTACCCGACGGTCGAGGACGAGTACCACGACCCCGACCTCGAGGTGGACGTGGCCGTCCTCCGCGCGGTGGAGGAAGCGGCGGCGAACGCCCGCCAGCAGGGGGGTCGCAAGCTCCGCTGGCCCGTTCCTCGAGTGATCGTCGAATCCACCGACGACGACGTGGCCGCGTCGATCCGTTCGCTCACCGACCTGCTCGCGGATCGGGTGAACGCCCGGTCGATCGACGTGGTCGATAGCTTCGACGACCTGATCGAGGTCGCCGAACCCGAGATGGGCGTGATCGGTCCCGCCTTCGGCGGCGACGCCCAAGAGGTCATGGAGGCGGTCGAGGGGGTACGCCGCGAGGCTCTCGCCGCCGACGAGTTCGTCGTCACCGTCGACGGCCGGGCGTACGAACTGACCGACGAGATGGTTTCCTTCCGCGCGGAGCCACCCGAGAACGTCTCGAGCGCCGGCTTCGACCTGACCCTCGACGACGACCGGGCGAGCGGAACCGTCTACGTCGACACGTCGCTCACCGACGACATCGAGTCCGAGGGCTACGCGCGGGACGTGGTACGCCGGATTCAGGAGATGCGAAAGCGGCTCGACCTGGACGTCGACGAGCGCATCCGCACCCGGGTCGACGTCGACGACGACCGGGTGGCCGGCTTCGTCGACGACCACCGCGACCTGATCGCGGAGGAAACGCGGACGGCGGCGTTCGACGCCGACGCCGACGGCCTCGTCGAGGAGTGGGACGTCGAGGGCGTCGCCGTCACCATCGGTATCGAGCGGCTGGAAGCCGAACAGCGGGCCGCTTGA
- a CDS encoding RNA-guided endonuclease TnpB family protein: protein MVTVTVTAKFHNPSLSRQKEWQRASRLYRDTKQFCINGWENGDFGKSVTTASIDNDLYSAIQNQAIREAKSDHSKDGEVRYRESQPFAINNQNWELDTTENGTVVVGFPCVSQWWYTPIEVYDDIANPVDRLVEGDAKKTRLQVYRRGDDWYCTFNAEYDADTSGETPIGVDIGERHILAVTAYGESESMLVSGGEAKYVRRKYRSLRDSLSEAGALRARNRVGDKEQRRIKDLNHKLSRRLITFAERFENPVIRMENLEGIRENSSWSGVHSWHFHQLQQFITYKAERAGIRVETVDAYHTSQRCSACGSMGTRDGDHFCCSGCGRGRHADLNASENIAQREGEPCTA from the coding sequence ATGGTCACGGTGACTGTCACCGCGAAGTTTCACAACCCATCCCTCTCGCGGCAAAAAGAGTGGCAACGCGCCTCTCGTCTCTACCGCGATACCAAACAGTTCTGTATCAACGGATGGGAGAACGGCGACTTCGGGAAGTCCGTGACCACGGCCAGCATCGACAACGACCTCTACTCGGCCATCCAGAACCAAGCCATCCGTGAGGCGAAATCCGACCACAGTAAGGACGGGGAAGTTCGCTACCGAGAGAGTCAACCGTTCGCCATCAACAACCAGAACTGGGAACTCGACACGACTGAGAACGGCACAGTCGTCGTCGGCTTCCCGTGCGTCTCCCAATGGTGGTACACGCCTATCGAAGTGTACGACGACATTGCCAACCCCGTAGACCGATTGGTCGAGGGTGACGCAAAGAAGACGCGGCTTCAAGTGTACCGCCGTGGCGACGACTGGTACTGTACGTTCAACGCCGAGTACGACGCCGACACGTCAGGTGAGACGCCTATCGGTGTCGATATTGGTGAACGGCATATCCTCGCCGTGACGGCCTACGGTGAGAGCGAGTCGATGCTGGTGTCGGGTGGTGAGGCGAAGTACGTTCGACGCAAATATCGTTCCCTACGCGATTCGCTCTCGGAAGCGGGTGCGCTTCGCGCACGTAACCGTGTGGGTGACAAAGAACAGCGTCGAATCAAGGACTTAAACCACAAACTCTCCCGTCGCCTCATCACGTTCGCGGAACGGTTCGAGAATCCCGTCATTCGGATGGAAAACCTCGAAGGCATCCGTGAGAACAGTTCGTGGTCGGGCGTCCACTCGTGGCACTTCCACCAACTCCAACAGTTCATCACGTACAAAGCCGAACGCGCTGGTATCCGTGTGGAGACGGTCGATGCGTACCACACCAGCCAGCGGTGTTCGGCGTGTGGTTCAATGGGAACCCGTGATGGCGATCACTTTTGCTGTTCGGGGTGCGGTCGTGGACGCCACGCCGACCTGAACGCCTCGGAGAACATCGCACAACGGGAGGGTGAACCATGCACGGCCTAA
- a CDS encoding helix-turn-helix domain-containing protein, with product MSSTSQPTDRTADGLIEVEFEITDPAYFFVGLSEAESCRVQLEEMIRLADGTLIEFFSGRECSRTAIREYADVATGIDSASVVHEGRNGVLFRVSVSGHCIVETIEGAGGIPESVAATDGAGRVTAQVPRDTDSTEVIGAVLETHPSANLVAHRQLDVSMPSFSPWGVRQILREGVTDRQWEVLRTAYRCGYFERPRAHTGEEVAEKLGISSATFSQHLRSALRNVLAAALEVETCDDA from the coding sequence ATGTCGTCGACATCACAACCCACCGACCGTACTGCGGACGGACTCATCGAAGTCGAGTTCGAGATTACCGATCCGGCGTACTTCTTCGTCGGGCTGTCGGAAGCGGAGTCCTGTCGGGTCCAGCTCGAGGAGATGATTCGCCTCGCGGACGGGACGCTGATCGAGTTTTTCTCCGGGCGGGAGTGCTCACGGACGGCCATCCGGGAGTACGCGGACGTCGCCACCGGGATCGACTCCGCTAGCGTCGTCCACGAGGGGCGGAACGGCGTCCTGTTTCGGGTGTCCGTCTCGGGGCACTGCATCGTCGAGACGATCGAAGGCGCGGGCGGCATTCCCGAGTCGGTCGCGGCGACCGACGGCGCCGGCCGCGTGACCGCACAGGTGCCGCGGGACACCGACTCCACGGAAGTGATCGGCGCCGTCCTCGAGACGCATCCGAGCGCGAACCTCGTCGCTCACCGGCAACTCGACGTGTCGATGCCGTCGTTCTCCCCCTGGGGGGTCCGGCAGATCCTCCGTGAAGGGGTGACCGACCGGCAGTGGGAAGTGCTCCGGACGGCCTACCGCTGTGGCTACTTCGAGCGGCCACGGGCACACACCGGCGAAGAGGTCGCCGAAAAGCTCGGCATTTCGAGCGCGACGTTCTCGCAGCATCTCCGCTCGGCCCTGCGGAACGTTTTGGCCGCCGCCCTCGAGGTGGAGACGTGCGACGACGCCTGA